The window TGTACAGGTGCACGGAGTGCAGCCCGATTTCGACGCCGGGCACGTCGTGCAGGGGTTCAAGAAAGTTCAGGGCATTGCGGATGCGTCCGGGCAGGGTCCCACCGATCTGTTCGAGATTGTCGCGCTCCATAACGTGGGCACAGTCCGGGTCGGCAAAGGCCAGGCGGACGCGAGCACCGGCGGCGCACTTGTCGGCGATACGAGCCATGGTGTCGGGCAACAGTTCCAGGATGAAGGGATAGGCGTACCCGAGTAGATCGATGCGCTTGGTGGCGCCGACCAACAGCGACGTCCAGAGGTGCTGGGGGATGTCGGCCCGGTGGGCGTACCCACCGATGATCTCTGCGGTTGCTTCGGCTCCGGGGGTGAGATCGGGGCGCGCTTGGGGCCACAGCTCGGCCTCGGTTTCACCCAGGGCGTCGGCGACGGCCAGGCGCGTGCGTTGGTGTGGAAGCCGGCCGTCATTGAGCCACCGGTTGACGGTCTTCACGTCGACGCCGACTGTTGCCGCCAGCGCGGCCGAATCGAGTTGGGCGCGCAGCATCGCCGTACGCAGCCGGTTGCTCATACGGCTCACGGTATCGGACGCAGCAGGGACATTTCGAGGTCAGAAAAGTGTCTGCCCAAGTGGCATTCGGGACGTTTGAGCGCCAGGTTGTCGTTCGTAGGGTCCACGAATGATGTTGCATCACCCGGCACGGCCGGGCTGGACCTGCAAGGACTGCGGTTTGGAATGGCCGTGTCCGCCCCGTCGAAAGCAACTCCTCGCGGAGTACGCCAGCAAACGGATCCCCTTGATGTTGTACCTGGCGGAGCGCTTCATCGAGGGCTGCGAAGACATGCCCCACGAGCCGGCGAGCAAGCTGTACGTGCGATTCCTTCGCTGGCCGCACTCCTCGAACGTGCCGAGCCCGCTCTCGCAGAACAACGGCGGAGAGGCTGGAGGAGCGTGTGTGGGTTCCGGAGCCGGGTGACGTGCTGCGGATCGACCGGCGGGCGTCCGTGCAGTTCGCCGGATCGCCCCCGCTGGTGTTCCGGGTGATCTCGGTGAGTAAGAAACCGACCTACGACGGCTGGGCTTGGATCACCGGATACGTCCTGGACCGGAAGGGTGCGGCGGTCGAACGGCGTGAGCTGTTCGTCCAGCCCGCAGGCGTCCAGTTGATCCCGCCGGCCACGGTCGCGGCACCGGCGCGGAGGCTGCGTGTTTGACATCCGGGTGCGGCTCGGCGCGGTACTGCGGATCGAAGCGGAGGACCGGTTCCGGCCGAGCGACGGGCCGGTGGCGCTGCGGGTCACCGGCGTGCGACTGGTGGCGAACCGACCCGAGCGGCACGAGTGGGTCTGGCTGGAGGGGGTCCGGATCCTGCCCGACGGCCGCTCCGGCGACCAGACGCAGATCCTCGTCCGGGCCAGTCTGCTGCCGGTCGAGCGACAACCGAACTGAGCGGTCAACCCGAGAAGGAGCGAAGTTCATGGGTACGTCGGAGACGTACGGATGCCGGTCGTGAGCGCGCGGGCGGTGGGTGTGACGCGTGCCGTACGACGGTTGTCGCGTCTGCGGCCCGAGCAGGTGCGGGCGGTGCGCTTCGGTCGCACCCGGCTTGGTCGGCGGGGGCTGGCCGAGGAGCAGGTGTACGCCTTCGTGCGGCAGGTGGTGGATGAGCTGATCGCCCGGGACGCCGCCGAGGCCAGTCTCCGCGAGGAGAACACCCGCTTGAAGGGGGCGCTGCGGGAGTGGCAGGCGCGGCATTCCAGGAGTCATCCGGACAACGCGGGGCACTGGACGGATTCGCGTTGACGGTGCACACCACGCGCTCGATGATCCACGCGCTCCTAGCTGTCGAATGGGCACCTCTGGGAACAGCTGAGAGCGCGTGGATCATGCTTCACTGCGGGCGCCGGCTAGCCGGTGGTGTCGCGGGCCCAGGGTAGGAGCAGGGTTTCCACCGCTACCACCAGGTAGTAGAGGGCGACGCTGAGCAGGGCGAGCAGGGCGATGGCGGCAAACGCGAGCGGGGTGTCGGCCGAGGCGGTGGAGAGTGCCACCACCGCGCCGAGCCCTCGGTCGGGGTTGTAGACCTCGGCGACGACGGCACCGATCGGGGCGAGCGAGATCGCGACCTTCAGCCCAACGAAGATCTGCGGCAGGGCCCACGGGATACGGAACTTGCGGTAGGTCCGCCACCAGGAGGCGCTCAGTGAGCGGGCGAGTTCG of the Micromonospora sp. NBC_01796 genome contains:
- a CDS encoding DivIVA domain-containing protein, with translation MSARAVGVTRAVRRLSRLRPEQVRAVRFGRTRLGRRGLAEEQVYAFVRQVVDELIARDAAEASLREENTRLKGALREWQARHSRSHPDNAGHWTDSR
- a CDS encoding XRE family transcriptional regulator, whose protein sequence is MLRAQLDSAALAATVGVDVKTVNRWLNDGRLPHQRTRLAVADALGETEAELWPQARPDLTPGAEATAEIIGGYAHRADIPQHLWTSLLVGATKRIDLLGYAYPFILELLPDTMARIADKCAAGARVRLAFADPDCAHVMERDNLEQIGGTLPGRIRNALNFLEPLHDVPGVEIGLHSVHLYNSVFRFDHQAIVTPHLYRARGYQHPALHLRELSPHGIFASFADQFEQVWQTTTRYPTEDR